Proteins from one Nakamurella multipartita DSM 44233 genomic window:
- a CDS encoding WhiB family transcriptional regulator translates to MADIERLPEPIVDHWDWQGAAACRGMDSEVFFHPSAERARGRRARIQAAKAVCGTCPVIAQCLAHALAVREPYGVWGGRSEDERAKLLGLQSLRYPARIRTPDSAVKEPAPAG, encoded by the coding sequence TTGGCCGACATCGAGCGTTTGCCGGAGCCGATTGTGGATCATTGGGATTGGCAGGGGGCGGCCGCCTGTCGGGGGATGGATTCGGAGGTGTTTTTCCATCCGAGTGCGGAACGGGCGCGGGGTCGGCGGGCGCGGATTCAGGCGGCCAAGGCGGTGTGCGGGACATGTCCGGTGATCGCGCAGTGTCTGGCCCACGCGTTGGCCGTGCGGGAGCCCTACGGCGTCTGGGGCGGCCGCTCCGAAGACGAACGCGCCAAGTTACTCGGCCTGCAATCACTGCGCTACCCGGCCCGGATCCGGACTCCGGACTCTGCGGTCAAGGAGCCGGCGCCGGCCGGGTGA
- a CDS encoding NAD-dependent malic enzyme — translation MAVAPYELVHQPREVVARVRARGRLVLSSPTINRGTAFTLAQREQLELTGLLPTGVSTLEGQVRRVWAQYLQQPSDLAKWVYLANLRDRNEVLFYRLLSEHLPEMLPVVYTPTVGTAIERFSHEFRRSRGVFLSVDHPDQVETALRNTGLGPDDVDLLVATDSEGILGIGDQGIGGIEISIGKLSVYTAAAGIHPRRVLPVVLDMGTDNLRLLNDSMYLGERHARVRDHRYDELIDAYVTACNKLFPNAMLHWEDFGTENARRILNKYSGVCCTFNDDMQGTAAVVLAAVFSAVRAAGSRLADQRIVIHGAGTAGLGIADMLRDQMIREGLSPAEATGRFYALAKQGLLVDDDPSLLDFQVPYARSRAEVAGWPAGAGGVGLATVVSRARPTILIGTSTQAGAFTESIVREMASFNARPIILPLSNPTSKAEALPQDLIHWTDGKVLTATGSPFEPVHYKGVAYQIAQSNNALVFPGLGLGVAVTKASRISEGMIAAAADAVAAMSDARTPGASLLPPMTVLRTASAAVAIAVAKAADAEGLARVELSNPVQQVYDAMWQPEYPRIEPIEA, via the coding sequence ATGGCTGTCGCCCCGTATGAGCTGGTCCATCAACCGCGGGAGGTGGTGGCGCGGGTGCGTGCTCGTGGTCGCCTGGTGTTGTCCTCGCCGACGATTAATCGGGGGACGGCGTTCACGTTGGCGCAGCGGGAGCAGTTGGAGTTGACGGGGTTGTTGCCGACGGGGGTGTCGACGTTGGAGGGTCAGGTTCGGCGGGTGTGGGCGCAGTATTTGCAGCAGCCGTCGGATTTGGCGAAGTGGGTGTATTTGGCGAATTTGCGGGATCGTAACGAGGTGTTGTTCTACCGGTTGTTGTCGGAGCATTTGCCGGAGATGTTGCCGGTGGTGTATACGCCGACGGTGGGGACGGCGATCGAGCGGTTCAGTCATGAGTTCCGGCGTAGTCGGGGTGTGTTTTTGTCGGTGGATCATCCGGATCAGGTGGAGACCGCGTTGCGGAACACTGGTTTGGGTCCGGATGATGTTGATTTGTTGGTCGCGACGGATTCCGAGGGGATTTTGGGGATCGGTGATCAGGGGATCGGTGGTATTGAGATCTCGATCGGGAAGTTGTCGGTGTATACGGCGGCGGCGGGGATTCATCCGCGGCGGGTGTTGCCGGTGGTGTTGGACATGGGTACCGATAATTTGCGGTTGTTGAATGATTCGATGTATTTGGGTGAGCGGCATGCGCGGGTGCGGGATCATCGGTATGACGAGTTGATCGATGCGTATGTGACGGCGTGTAACAAGTTGTTCCCGAACGCGATGTTGCATTGGGAGGATTTCGGGACGGAGAACGCCCGCCGGATTCTGAACAAGTATTCGGGGGTGTGTTGCACGTTCAATGATGATATGCAGGGCACGGCGGCGGTGGTGTTGGCGGCGGTGTTCTCGGCGGTGCGGGCGGCGGGGTCGCGGTTGGCTGATCAGCGGATCGTGATCCATGGGGCGGGTACGGCCGGGTTGGGGATCGCGGACATGTTGCGGGATCAGATGATCCGGGAGGGGTTGTCGCCGGCGGAGGCGACGGGCCGGTTCTATGCGTTGGCCAAGCAGGGGTTGTTGGTTGATGACGATCCGTCGTTGTTGGATTTCCAGGTGCCGTATGCGCGCTCGCGCGCCGAGGTGGCGGGGTGGCCGGCGGGTGCGGGTGGGGTCGGGTTGGCCACGGTGGTGTCGCGGGCGCGGCCGACGATTTTGATCGGGACGTCGACGCAGGCGGGGGCGTTCACGGAGTCGATCGTGCGGGAGATGGCTTCGTTCAATGCGCGGCCGATCATTTTGCCGTTGTCGAATCCGACGAGTAAGGCCGAGGCGTTGCCGCAGGATCTGATCCATTGGACGGACGGGAAGGTGTTGACCGCGACGGGTAGTCCGTTCGAGCCGGTGCATTACAAGGGGGTGGCGTATCAGATTGCGCAGTCGAACAATGCGTTGGTGTTTCCCGGGTTGGGGTTGGGGGTGGCGGTGACGAAGGCGTCGCGGATCAGTGAGGGGATGATCGCGGCGGCGGCGGATGCGGTGGCGGCGATGTCGGATGCGCGCACGCCGGGGGCGAGTTTGTTGCCGCCGATGACGGTGTTGCGGACGGCGTCGGCGGCGGTGGCGATCGCGGTGGCGAAGGCGGCCGATGCCGAGGGGTTGGCGCGGGTGGAGCTGAGTAATCCGGTGCAGCAGGTGTATGACGCGATGTGGCAGCCGGAGTATCCGCGGATCGAGCCGATCGAGGCCTGA